Below is a genomic region from Flammeovirgaceae bacterium SG7u.111.
TAAATTTATCACCAAGCTTTGGTGATGGAGGAATGTGCACTGGATTTAGTGGGAATGTATTGAATGTAACTGAGGAGGTAGGGGCAAAAACAGCATTTATAGAAAGTGAAAATAGGTATAGGCTTCTTTCTTCTCTTGCCTTTGAAACAATCATGATCCATAACAATGGGAAAATAATTGACATCAATAATGCTGCTATTAAACTTACTGGATTTAGTAAAGAGGAATTGATGAGGATGAACCCCGTGGAAGATATTATTACCCCAAACTCAAGAGAAGTAGTAAAAGAACGCATGCTAAGAGATTATGCCCATCCTTATGAAATAGAAATAATCCACAAAAGTGGTAAAATAATCCCCATAGAAGTAGAGTCTAGGTTTGTTTATCATCATGGCGAAAAAGTCAGAGTGGCGGCCATGAGGGATATTTCAGAAAGAAAAAATGCTGAAAGAGCATTGGCTGATAGCGAAGCGCGGTGGCAGTTTGCACTTGAAGGAAGTGAGCAGGGAGTATATGATATTAACTTGATTGATTACACGGTGTTTTTTTCTAGGAAGTACAAAGAAATGTTGGGCTATGAGGAAAAGGAAGTAAAAAACCAGATAAGTGAATGGGAGAGATTGATGCACCCCGATGAGCTAGAGCCTATCCGTGAGTCAGTTGCCTCTTTTTTGAAAGGAGGGGAGGGGTTAACGTACCAACAAGAATACCGAATGAGGTGCAAGAACGGTGACTATAAGTGGGTATTGGCAAGAGGGAAGGTAATTGAATGGACGGACGAGGGAGAACCCCGACGAATGATCGGTACACACATGGATATCGATTATTTGAAACGAACTGAACTTGCGCTCAAAGAAAGTATGAGGAAGTTCCACAATACACTTCATTCAATGGCTAGTGGAGTGATGGAGGTCGACCTCCATGGGACAGTGGTGTTTGTGAACCCGAAGGCATGTGAGATGCTGGGGGTTGAAGAGGAAATGGTTCTCCAAAAAAATTATGACATTGGGTTATGGCAAAGGGTAAGTAGAGATGGGAAACAAATCAATAAGGAGGATACTCCTATTTTTATGGCGCTGCAAGGTGAGGAGGTAAAAGGGAGTGAATTCGGTTTGATCGTTAATAATGGTTACATCTGTTGGGTATCGGTAAATGCATCGCCTTTGTTTGATGAAGATGGGAAGCAATACGGAGCAGTTTCGAGTTTCCAAGATATTACGGAGAGTAAACTCAATGATGATGCACTTCGAAGTGCACACGAAGAATTACAGCAATATAACGTGGAGTTAAGGTCGATCAATGAAAAAATGCAGGAGCTAGGTGAGTTTAAGAATGGTTTGACTCGTATGATTGTCCATGATCTTAAAAACCCTTTGAGCCAGATCATTAACTTGGCTCAGATACCCAACGTGGAGCATTCTGCCCGGCAGATGTACAATATGGTTTTGAATATATTGGAAGTACAGCAGTTTGAAGAAGCGGAAGTAAAACTCGCTAAAAGTACTTTTGCCATAACAGAAGCATTTGAGCAGGCCTTGGAGCAACTCGAATGGTTGCTTGGAAGAAAAGAGATTCAGGTCAAGCTAGAACTGGACATTAGCTTGCAAGTAGAAGCTGATCATGATTTCATTATGAGAGTGTTGGTCAATTTAATCTCTAATGCGGCTAAGTTTACGCTTATGAAAGGAGTTATTGTAATGAAAGCGTTTAAAGTTGAAAAAGAAGTGCTGAAAGTAGCCGTTGAAGATAATGGACCTGGCATACCAAAAGAGTTTCAACACAAGGTGTTTGATAAATTTGTGAAACTCAATACCGATGCGCCAAGGACGCTTAGGTCTACAGGCCTAGGGCTTACTTTTTGCAAAATGGCGATAGAAGCACACGATGGAAAGATTGGGGTAACCGATTCTGAACTTGGCGGGGCTGCTTTTTGGTTTGAAATACCTATCCATGCTAATGTCTGAGTGAGTAGGAAACCTCAATTTCCACTTTGTGAATTTCAATGTTTTTTCGTATCCCTTTTCTGTAATTGAACTCGTACATTGCTTTTATTCCCCAGTGCTTTCCAAATTGATGGTTTAAATCTACCTGAAAGGTAAGCTTGCTGTCCTTTAGCAAAGGTTCAAGTTCAGCTTCCTCTTGGTGTCCATCCTTCCCTTCGGTAAGCTTGGAATAGAACTCTGAAAAAACTATTCTCTATACCAAGTTCGTTTTCCCTTTTTTGATTTTCCCTGAACTGACATGCTAACTTAGGGTCAGTTTTAACGTTTTATCGCCGTGTAGGACAAGTAACTTGAGATAGTCTTTCAAGGGTTTAGGGTAAAGAATCTCGTGAGGGGTTCCATTATTGTAGAAATGTGAATTCAAATAGAAACCAACCCCGTATGGGGTTGCAGAAACCTAAATCATCGCAAAAATTCTGCAACACCTACGGCGGTTTAGAACTGGTCGGGCAGTAGGTCTTTTGAAATCAGCTGCTGATCGCCCGTTTCCATGTTTTTGAGGGTGACTTTCCCTTCGTTTATTTCGTTGTCGCCAGCCAATACCACATACTGGATGTTGTTTTTGTTGGCGTAGTTCATTTGCTTTTTCATCTTGGCTGAGTCTGGGAAAATCTCAGCTTCTACGCCTTTCGCCCTTAGTTGTTGGAGCAAGGGTAGGCAATACGCTTCGCAGTTGGCATCGAAGTTTACGAACATCACCTCTACACCTTTTTGAGAATCTTCGGGGAACAAATCCAGCTCTTCCATCACATCGTAGATGCGGTCTATTCCGAAAGAGATTCCCACTCCGGACATATCTTTGAAGCCGAAAACACCCGTGAGGTCATCGTAGCGGCCACCGCCAGAGATGCTGCCTATTTGCACGCCTTCAGGAGCTTTCACCTCGAAAATAGCTCCAGTGTAGTAGTTAAGGCCACGAGCCAAACTTATGTCCAACTCAATGTTGTCGGTTTGCAATCCCATGGTTTTGGCATAGGAAAATACTTTCTCCACTTCTTCTACACCTGCCATACCCGTTTCAGAACTTGCCAAAGCTGTTTTCAGTTGTTGGAGCTTTTCGGAAGTATTTCCTGTAAGTCCCAAGATAGGGGCAAGGCCTGCAATAGCTTCTTGGCTAAAGCCACGTTCTGCCAATTCTATATTAACTTTTTCCTGTCCAATTTTATCGAGCTTGTCTATGGCAACGCAAAGGTCGGTTTCTTTGCCATGTGCGCCTACTGCCTCGGCTATGCCTGCCAATATTTTTCGGTTGTTGAGCTTTAGGGTGTAGCCTTCTACTTTCAGTTTGGAAAATACCTCTTGGATCATGGCAATGATTTCCGCCTCGCAGATCAAAGAATTTGTTCCGATCACATCCGCATCGCATTGGTAGAATTCACGGTAGCGGCCACGCTGAGGGCGGTCGGCCCTCCAAACAGGCTGGATTTGGTAGCGCTTGAAAGGGAAGGTAAGTTCGCCACGGTTTTGCACCACGTAGCGGGCAAAAGGCACGGTAAGGTCATATTTTAGCCCACGGTCACTTACTTTGGAGAGCATCTGTTGCGCTCCCGCTTCGTAGTCTTGAGCTGAGGTCTTCTTCAAGAAATCTCCAGAATTTAATATCTTAAATAAAAGCTTGTCGCCCTCTTCCCCGTATTTTCCCATCAACACCGAAAGGTTTTCAAACGCAGGAGTTTCCAACTGGCGGAAGCCATATTTTTTGAATACAGTACTGATCGATTCAAAAATGAAATTCCTTTTTGCCATTTGGCTCGGTCCAAAATCCCTAGTTCCACTCGGAGTGCCCAATTTTCCCATCTTCCTTTTCTGCTTTAAATGTTACTTTTTCAATACAAAGCGCAAAGGTAATAATTTAGTGGCTTAGATTGAGAAGCTGTTTGAAAATGTACCTTCAAAATTCTTAGGTACTTCTTTTGGCGTATAATTTCAGTAGTACCTCCGGAGGTAGCCTAAATCATAAGAGCAGAGAGGCGTTTCGATGGATTCTCTTGGCTTTCACTTGCAGCAGGTACAACAAAAAGCCCCAATTCTGAGCGATGGGGGCGCTACTCTTATGGTTTATGCAAGGGTATGGGTATAATTTTTTTCATATTTTCTATCTTGCTTTATGACGGCAAAAATTCTATGGACAAGCTTTGACCTGATAGCGTTGAGTACCGACATCTTGTTTTTCCCTTCTGCGACTTTTCGGTCATAATATTTCCTGAGCTCCCCTGTCGTGTTGAGGGTAGACAGGGCTGCCATGTGGAATATTTTCTTGAGCTCTTTGTTTGCCTTGTACGAGACCTTGTTGCGTGAACGGATGCTGCTGCCCGACACATACCTGAACGGCGCACAGCCGATATGGCAGACAAACTTCTTGGGGTCATCGAACTTCCGGAAATTTTCCGTGGCCACGATGGTGGCGATGGCGGTCTGCATGCCCACGCCCTCCACGGAGACGATCTTATCGAAATTCCCCTTGATGCCCGGGTCGTCTTCTATGAGCTGCCCCATCTGTTCCTCTATCTCATCGATCGTTTTTTTATAAGCGGCGATGATACCCTTTACCCTCTTTTCTTTTTCCTTGAAATACCCTTTGTCGAGAAACCCTTCTTCTTGTTTTAGCTGCCCCCTATATTTCGACAGGTCACGCACGGCCAGCTCCCGCTCGGCGGAAAGCAACTTTAACACCTTGATAGTCTTGGGCGTAGGCTCGGATAGCTTTGCCCTATCGGAAAAACGCTTGGCATATTGGGCGATCCTTATGGCATCTGCCCTGTCGTCCTTTCCCCTTGTCAGGCCTTGCGAGCGGAGGATGGCATAGGCCGGTTCCATCCAGAGGCAAAGCCCTAGGCAGAGACAGGTGTCCACCAGCTTGTTGCCGAACTGCCCCGTATGCTCGGCACATAGCAAGGTATCCCCTTCTTCAAGCCCGTGCACTTTGAACAAACCCTTCAGCCCCTTTGACAGGGCATCCCTGTCGTTGTCCCATTTGAGGTTGACAAGCTCGCCGTGCCCGGTCAAGAGGGCAAGGTCGATGGTCTCTTTGCTGATATCGATGCCGATAAAGTTTTTAAATCCCATGGTTATCCGTATTTTTATGTTGGACAAAAATCTGGAGGTTAAGAACCTGGGCCGTATCCTAATAACCTTAACGGTGACAAACTCTTATACAGGTCTCGGGCCAGGAGGGAGGACAGGCACTGAGGAGCGACATGAATCTTGTTCAAGAAGCGACATAGGTCGCCCGTCCCCCTTCTTAACCAAAAGAAATATCTCACTATGTTCAAGTAAATACAATTCTTCGAATAATACAAGAGTACTAATCTAAGGTGGGAGCGACCCCATCGTTTCTTGCGCCCGAACTAACGCCGTTACTCTTTTTAGAGCAGCAAAGCTTTATAACCCCAAAAACCAAAACGCCCCGCCAAAAAGTTGACGGTGCGTTTCGATGGTTACATTCTTGTTTTCAATTGCTACCCTTGTTTGGTTGAACCATAAGAGTAGTAGGGTTAAAAGAACACTTCTTTTTTGTTAAAGCTAAATAGTTCCATCATATTCTTAGAAGGTGTTATATAGTGAAGTTCATGTTTTTTAAAAGCCTCTACAGGAGGTTTTGCAAAATATAAAATCAGCTTTCTAGTATTAATATTATTACTATCGAATTCTATATTGAATGTCACACTTCTCTTCTGATTACTACGGAATAATTGTAACCCCATGTCATCATTATGTATCGGAGGAGAGTACTCACCCTCATGCTCCTTAATAAAAGCATCTATAATCTTACTAGAAAAAGGAAAATACTCTATTGTAATACTGTTGTTTTCTTTGATAATAGCTGGGAATTCTCTTTGGTCTAAATCGCCTTTAAATGAATAAACCATCAAATAGTCTTCATTTGATATATTTTCAACATCTATTTTAATGTTGCTAGTACCATTTTCTATTGCAACATCTACCACATTAACTATCAAATGCGTTAAGCTATCTACATATTCTTTATTGTTGTTATGACTCTTTATATGCTCATCATGACAATTAACCATTAAAAATAAAATACTTATCAATGTAACTACTTTAGTTACTTCTATTTGGATAGTACTCATAAGCTGCCCTTTCTTTTAGTCCTTGTTCTTTTCTAATTAAATTTTCAGAAATACGATCTGGAGGAATAAAACCCTGATACGGGATCTCCTTCCTAAATACCAGCAAGCATTGCGGAACTTTCCTTTTTCACGGAGCAGCAAGCCTTTGCGGAATAGTAGGTTGGAGATTCCCACTTTCGTGAGAATGACTCGGAATGGCGGAAGCGGGAAGTGATATTCTCAGCAGAAAAAACTCAATCCTCATTCTCTCCAAACTCTTGTTTCATTTCTAGTAGGCAGTTGATGCAGAGGCAATCGGTGATGCCGTTTGCTCTGTTTTGGGCAGTAACATATTCTCTTTCTTCAGGAGTGAGCTTGGCGGAGGCGCATTGGCAATGGGCAATGTCGGGAGGGTTGCAAAGAAATTCTTTGTGGCAACGGGGGCAGGTTTTGTGTTTTGCTACTAGTTCCATAGGGGCAAAAGTAGGGTAAGGGAGACATGAAAGTTCATATCTCCCCGTATATTTTAT
It encodes:
- a CDS encoding PAS domain S-box protein; protein product: MKIDAGTGELQYTAIENNILKQLESVIQDSELLFFVLQSTEDNDFILTYLSPNFKRNIVSQIGFFQDEDLVYYRNSFFCTPCLLENVATAFEEGRRATFEMRWEVKNTTGFWRINLSPSFGDGGMCTGFSGNVLNVTEEVGAKTAFIESENRYRLLSSLAFETIMIHNNGKIIDINNAAIKLTGFSKEELMRMNPVEDIITPNSREVVKERMLRDYAHPYEIEIIHKSGKIIPIEVESRFVYHHGEKVRVAAMRDISERKNAERALADSEARWQFALEGSEQGVYDINLIDYTVFFSRKYKEMLGYEEKEVKNQISEWERLMHPDELEPIRESVASFLKGGEGLTYQQEYRMRCKNGDYKWVLARGKVIEWTDEGEPRRMIGTHMDIDYLKRTELALKESMRKFHNTLHSMASGVMEVDLHGTVVFVNPKACEMLGVEEEMVLQKNYDIGLWQRVSRDGKQINKEDTPIFMALQGEEVKGSEFGLIVNNGYICWVSVNASPLFDEDGKQYGAVSSFQDITESKLNDDALRSAHEELQQYNVELRSINEKMQELGEFKNGLTRMIVHDLKNPLSQIINLAQIPNVEHSARQMYNMVLNILEVQQFEEAEVKLAKSTFAITEAFEQALEQLEWLLGRKEIQVKLELDISLQVEADHDFIMRVLVNLISNAAKFTLMKGVIVMKAFKVEKEVLKVAVEDNGPGIPKEFQHKVFDKFVKLNTDAPRTLRSTGLGLTFCKMAIEAHDGKIGVTDSELGGAAFWFEIPIHANV
- a CDS encoding transposase, yielding MGFKNFIGIDISKETIDLALLTGHGELVNLKWDNDRDALSKGLKGLFKVHGLEEGDTLLCAEHTGQFGNKLVDTCLCLGLCLWMEPAYAILRSQGLTRGKDDRADAIRIAQYAKRFSDRAKLSEPTPKTIKVLKLLSAERELAVRDLSKYRGQLKQEEGFLDKGYFKEKEKRVKGIIAAYKKTIDEIEEQMGQLIEDDPGIKGNFDKIVSVEGVGMQTAIATIVATENFRKFDDPKKFVCHIGCAPFRYVSGSSIRSRNKVSYKANKELKKIFHMAALSTLNTTGELRKYYDRKVAEGKNKMSVLNAIRSKLVHRIFAVIKQDRKYEKNYTHTLA
- the hisS gene encoding histidine--tRNA ligase; amino-acid sequence: MGKLGTPSGTRDFGPSQMAKRNFIFESISTVFKKYGFRQLETPAFENLSVLMGKYGEEGDKLLFKILNSGDFLKKTSAQDYEAGAQQMLSKVSDRGLKYDLTVPFARYVVQNRGELTFPFKRYQIQPVWRADRPQRGRYREFYQCDADVIGTNSLICEAEIIAMIQEVFSKLKVEGYTLKLNNRKILAGIAEAVGAHGKETDLCVAIDKLDKIGQEKVNIELAERGFSQEAIAGLAPILGLTGNTSEKLQQLKTALASSETGMAGVEEVEKVFSYAKTMGLQTDNIELDISLARGLNYYTGAIFEVKAPEGVQIGSISGGGRYDDLTGVFGFKDMSGVGISFGIDRIYDVMEELDLFPEDSQKGVEVMFVNFDANCEAYCLPLLQQLRAKGVEAEIFPDSAKMKKQMNYANKNNIQYVVLAGDNEINEGKVTLKNMETGDQQLISKDLLPDQF
- a CDS encoding cysteine-rich CWC family protein, whose protein sequence is MELVAKHKTCPRCHKEFLCNPPDIAHCQCASAKLTPEEREYVTAQNRANGITDCLCINCLLEMKQEFGENED